From the Leptolyngbya sp. O-77 genome, one window contains:
- a CDS encoding CHASE2 domain-containing protein: MGKLVTLRFGEGSLEQGFPATLQVGEETDAAAGLAMQLTTEVVGKLPPAPEVVALYQQWQTAYRQLGIATRLNAPDHQIKNVSWSASRAACQQAARQLRDRLNEWLRAESFRRVRETWFAALSPTDTVRLIVQTEDRLLQRLPWHLLELFEQHSHLEIALSAPTYQRVLQPPKPKGKVRILAILGNSAGIDVQGDRTLLMHLSPRADVTFLVEPDRKELSDRLWDQPWDILFFAGHSSTELAADAADGDTGRIAINPSDSLTIEELHYALRNAAAQGLKLAIFNSCDGLGLARALADLHIPQLVVMREPVPDRVAQEFLTSFLRTFVRGESLYLSVRRAREQLQALENEFLCATWLPVICQNPAERPPTWKTLLGRSSKPAESPSPLPVAATRLHRRRLHRREVWQRQLRRVLRRVPMAIALSALAAGVVIGGRSLGWLQPVELATYDQMLRLRPAEQEQDPRLLIVTIDEQERQDLGQQSGPYWYSVSNANLNRLIEILDKSGARLIGIDLYRDLPIEPEAASLARQFRENPKVIGVCKVPVRGEGGIAPPADMAATRLGFSDFVEDKKERKVHQSNAEARAIGEAIPGGIAPHPVASAAVSPSSQPQSQPGMVRRHLLAMREELSDETGCLPDFAFSTLLASRYLEAEQIPIEITSEVLKLGDRTYPLLRRRSGGYKAPNFDYRGAQVLLNYRTVRPLYDSPFRQVKISDVLSERVQPDLFQDRVVIVGYIPHDPQQSTDIWRTPIASTMDGVLVQAQMTSQLLSAAFNERPLLWTLPDGLEVLWIGGWAALGGLLVLLFKGPFRLLGAIALGLLLLGAIAQGIFIAWGGWLPLVPAFLAFGLSSVLVIVYRYRLVQLTLLFFVNLILIMTRGQRFK; encoded by the coding sequence GTGGGCAAATTAGTAACGCTGCGATTTGGTGAAGGCAGCCTTGAGCAGGGGTTTCCGGCGACGCTCCAGGTCGGCGAAGAGACAGACGCAGCCGCAGGGCTGGCGATGCAACTGACAACCGAGGTGGTAGGGAAACTGCCGCCCGCGCCGGAGGTGGTGGCGTTATATCAACAGTGGCAAACGGCCTATCGACAGTTGGGCATTGCCACGCGGCTGAATGCGCCCGACCATCAAATCAAAAATGTGTCGTGGTCGGCGAGTCGAGCGGCGTGTCAGCAGGCAGCCCGGCAATTGCGCGATCGCCTGAATGAGTGGCTGCGGGCAGAATCCTTTCGGCGGGTGCGCGAAACCTGGTTTGCAGCGCTGTCGCCGACTGACACTGTGCGGCTGATTGTGCAGACGGAAGATCGGCTGCTGCAACGGCTGCCGTGGCATCTGCTGGAGCTATTTGAGCAGCATTCCCACCTGGAAATTGCCCTCAGTGCCCCCACCTATCAGCGGGTGCTGCAACCGCCCAAGCCCAAGGGAAAGGTGCGGATTTTGGCGATTTTGGGCAATAGCGCAGGCATCGACGTGCAGGGCGATCGCACGCTGCTGATGCACCTGTCGCCCCGGGCTGACGTGACCTTTCTGGTAGAACCCGACCGCAAAGAACTGAGCGATCGCCTCTGGGATCAGCCGTGGGACATTTTGTTTTTTGCGGGGCACAGTTCTACCGAACTAGCCGCAGACGCGGCAGACGGCGACACCGGGCGCATCGCCATCAACCCCAGCGATTCCCTGACGATCGAAGAGTTGCATTATGCTCTGCGAAATGCCGCTGCTCAGGGACTCAAGCTGGCGATTTTCAACTCCTGCGACGGGCTGGGGCTGGCCCGCGCCCTGGCCGACCTGCACATTCCCCAACTAGTGGTGATGCGCGAACCCGTGCCCGACCGGGTGGCGCAGGAATTCCTCACCAGTTTCCTGCGAACCTTTGTGCGGGGCGAGTCGCTCTATCTCTCGGTGCGGCGGGCGCGAGAGCAACTCCAGGCACTCGAAAACGAGTTTCTTTGCGCCACTTGGCTGCCCGTTATTTGCCAAAACCCGGCAGAGCGCCCCCCTACCTGGAAAACCCTGCTGGGGCGATCGTCCAAACCCGCAGAGTCGCCCAGTCCCCTTCCTGTTGCCGCTACTCGCCTGCACCGCCGCCGCCTGCATCGCCGCGAAGTCTGGCAGCGCCAGCTGCGCCGGGTGCTGCGCCGCGTGCCAATGGCGATCGCCCTCAGTGCGTTGGCAGCAGGAGTGGTCATCGGGGGGCGATCGCTCGGCTGGCTGCAACCTGTCGAACTCGCCACCTACGACCAAATGCTGCGCCTGCGCCCTGCCGAGCAAGAACAAGACCCGCGCCTGTTGATTGTCACGATTGACGAACAAGAGCGGCAAGACCTTGGGCAGCAGTCTGGCCCCTACTGGTATTCGGTATCGAACGCGAACCTGAACCGCCTGATTGAAATCTTGGACAAGAGCGGTGCCCGGTTAATCGGCATTGACCTGTATCGTGACCTGCCGATCGAACCCGAAGCTGCGTCGCTGGCTCGACAGTTTCGCGAAAATCCAAAGGTCATCGGCGTTTGCAAAGTGCCTGTGCGGGGCGAGGGCGGTATTGCTCCCCCAGCGGACATGGCGGCAACTCGGCTGGGGTTTTCAGATTTTGTTGAGGACAAAAAAGAGCGGAAGGTTCACCAGAGCAATGCAGAAGCGCGGGCGATTGGCGAAGCGATCCCTGGGGGAATCGCCCCCCATCCAGTTGCGAGTGCTGCTGTATCCCCATCGAGCCAGCCGCAGTCCCAGCCTGGAATGGTGCGCCGCCACCTGCTGGCCATGCGCGAAGAACTGTCGGACGAAACAGGCTGCCTACCCGACTTTGCATTCAGCACGCTGCTCGCCAGTCGGTATCTAGAAGCCGAGCAGATTCCCATAGAAATTACGTCGGAGGTGTTGAAGCTGGGCGATCGCACCTATCCGCTCTTGCGACGGCGATCGGGCGGCTATAAAGCCCCCAATTTTGACTATCGCGGGGCGCAGGTCTTGCTCAACTACCGCACCGTGCGCCCGCTCTACGACAGTCCGTTTAGGCAGGTGAAAATCAGCGATGTGCTGAGTGAGCGCGTACAGCCAGATCTGTTTCAGGATCGCGTGGTTATCGTTGGATACATTCCGCATGATCCGCAGCAATCGACCGATATCTGGAGAACGCCCATCGCTTCCACAATGGACGGGGTACTGGTGCAGGCTCAGATGACCAGCCAGTTGCTCAGTGCCGCTTTCAACGAGCGGCCGCTGCTGTGGACGTTGCCCGACGGGCTAGAAGTGCTGTGGATTGGCGGCTGGGCGGCGCTGGGCGGGCTGCTGGTGCTGCTGTTTAAGGGGCCTTTTCGGCTGCTGGGGGCGATCGCCCTGGGGCTGCTGCTCTTGGGGGCGATCGCTCAGGGTATCTTTATCGCCTGGGGCGGTTGGCTGCCGCTGGTTCCTGCGTTTTTGGCCTTTGGCCTCAGCTCCGTCCTGGTCATCGTCTACCGCTATCGCCTGGTGCAACTGACGCTCCTCTTTTTCGTCAATCTCATCCTGATCATGACTCGCGGTCAGCGCTTCAAATAA
- a CDS encoding DUF1822 family protein: protein MTYNTAEIDDFALTLPLPQAARQLAQRFASQQPTPTKAEQVRHNTLAVWVVNDYLQMMGIETDLERGDSWNAIARLAADVADLEVIGAGRLECRPVQNVSTPCPVPPEVWGDRIGYVAVHIDASQREASILGFTPTLEPGDDGLALHPDYLQPPEDLMDHLDRLLHPLVATTLARAGVSLNQLGRWLQGAIDAGWSAVDAVLSAEQLSPAYAFRQLNSTAVRRAKLVEVGVSLPLVMELSLSTTQPGQTDICVQLYPSPGTPSLPPDVHLRILDESGGVFLEAQSTTLEDYLQLQFSGVSGETFGVQVALGDTTATEAFLI, encoded by the coding sequence ATGACATACAACACCGCCGAGATTGACGATTTCGCATTAACGCTGCCCCTGCCGCAGGCAGCCCGACAGCTTGCCCAGCGGTTTGCCAGCCAGCAGCCAACCCCGACCAAAGCCGAACAGGTGCGTCATAATACGCTGGCGGTGTGGGTGGTCAATGATTATTTACAAATGATGGGCATCGAGACTGATCTGGAGCGGGGAGATAGCTGGAATGCGATCGCCCGTCTTGCGGCTGACGTTGCCGATTTGGAAGTCATTGGCGCGGGAAGACTGGAATGCCGCCCTGTTCAAAATGTATCCACGCCCTGCCCAGTGCCACCCGAAGTGTGGGGCGATCGCATCGGGTATGTCGCGGTTCATATCGACGCATCGCAGCGCGAAGCCTCCATTCTGGGCTTTACCCCCACCCTAGAGCCAGGTGATGATGGTTTAGCCCTGCATCCTGATTATCTCCAGCCGCCTGAAGATCTGATGGATCATCTCGATCGGCTGCTGCATCCCCTGGTAGCAACGACGCTGGCGCGGGCAGGAGTCAGCCTCAACCAGTTGGGACGATGGCTGCAAGGGGCGATCGACGCAGGCTGGAGCGCGGTGGATGCTGTCCTGAGTGCAGAGCAACTCAGCCCCGCCTATGCCTTTCGTCAGCTCAACAGTACCGCTGTGCGCCGAGCCAAACTGGTGGAGGTGGGTGTTTCGCTGCCGCTGGTGATGGAACTTAGCCTCAGCACGACACAACCTGGACAGACCGATATTTGTGTCCAGCTTTATCCCAGTCCTGGTACGCCCAGCCTGCCGCCAGACGTGCATCTCCGCATTCTGGACGAGTCGGGCGGTGTTTTTTTAGAGGCTCAGTCCACCACGCTCGAAGACTATCTGCAACTGCAATTTAGCGGAGTCTCTGGCGAAACCTTTGGGGTGCAAGTTGCCTTGGGTGATACGACCGCAACAGAAGCATTTTTGATTTAG
- a CDS encoding sigma-70 family RNA polymerase sigma factor, translating into MDELQELVIEACRHPPGSPQRQRALTKVIRLASRKLWRENVAYYEDALQQTWVYFCQNVCEATTGRKYDPTQSSVVTWLSAYLKRRLQDFYIQGREQETRRASIRGMASRSGETGELIDPVDNLAANPDVPPILQEVRDWVEADGSGDLVKTHIKGRPEVNCQALLLRRLPPEASWEDISAEFGLPISTLSSFYQRQCLPRLRKFGESEGYL; encoded by the coding sequence ATGGACGAACTGCAAGAACTGGTCATCGAAGCCTGTCGCCATCCCCCCGGCAGCCCCCAGCGTCAGCGAGCCTTGACTAAGGTAATTCGGCTGGCATCGCGCAAACTCTGGCGGGAGAATGTCGCCTACTATGAAGATGCGCTCCAGCAGACCTGGGTCTATTTCTGCCAGAACGTCTGCGAAGCCACGACCGGCCGCAAATACGACCCCACTCAGAGCAGCGTGGTGACCTGGTTGAGCGCCTATCTAAAGCGGCGGCTGCAAGATTTTTACATTCAAGGTCGAGAGCAGGAAACTCGGCGGGCCTCTATCCGGGGCATGGCCTCGCGCTCTGGCGAGACCGGGGAACTGATCGATCCGGTGGATAACCTGGCAGCAAATCCTGACGTGCCGCCCATTTTGCAGGAGGTGCGGGACTGGGTAGAAGCGGACGGCAGTGGTGATCTGGTGAAAACCCACATCAAAGGGCGACCAGAGGTGAACTGTCAGGCACTGCTGCTGCGACGGCTGCCGCCAGAAGCAAGCTGGGAAGACATTTCGGCCGAGTTTGGGCTGCCGATTTCCACCCTGAGTAGTTTTTATCAGCGACAGTGTTTACCCCGGTTGCGTAAATTTGGCGAGTCCGAGGGATATCTGTAG
- a CDS encoding phosphoribosylanthranilate isomerase — translation MQSPGESFAAEFPLAQSMPLRVKICGITQPAQGRAIAQMGVSALGFICVAASPRYIAPAQIRAVVEALPPEVPVDRVGVFVDATLEEIQQVVAIAQLTAVQLHGNESPDGCQRVREAVPHIELIKALRVRDAATLDLAHRYTPYIDTLLLDAYHPHLYGGTGATLDWAMLRDFDPGCPWLLAGGLTPDNVQHALRAAHPYGIDLSSGVERSPGDKDLGLVERLMRAIAQLGRQESGSTAQDDFIGARSPENPE, via the coding sequence ATGCAGAGTCCTGGCGAGTCTTTTGCTGCTGAGTTCCCCCTGGCGCAATCTATGCCGCTACGGGTCAAGATCTGCGGTATCACGCAGCCGGCCCAGGGGCGGGCGATCGCCCAGATGGGTGTTTCGGCGCTGGGCTTTATCTGTGTGGCTGCATCGCCGCGCTACATTGCTCCAGCACAGATTCGGGCAGTGGTTGAGGCACTTCCGCCGGAAGTCCCGGTAGATCGGGTGGGCGTATTTGTGGATGCGACCCTGGAAGAGATCCAGCAGGTGGTGGCGATCGCCCAACTCACGGCTGTGCAACTGCATGGCAACGAATCGCCAGATGGCTGCCAGCGGGTGCGCGAGGCCGTGCCCCATATCGAACTCATCAAAGCACTGCGGGTGCGCGATGCTGCCACGCTCGACCTGGCCCACCGCTACACGCCCTACATTGACACGCTCTTGCTGGATGCCTACCACCCCCACCTCTACGGCGGCACAGGCGCAACCCTTGACTGGGCAATGCTGCGAGACTTTGACCCTGGCTGTCCCTGGCTACTGGCTGGCGGCCTCACGCCCGACAACGTGCAGCACGCGCTAAGGGCGGCCCATCCCTACGGCATCGACCTCTCCAGCGGCGTGGAGCGTTCCCCCGGCGACAAGGATTTGGGGCTGGTCGAGCGGCTAATGAGGGCGATCGCCCAGTTGGGTCGTCAGGAATCAGGGTCTACTGCTCAGGATGATTTCATCGGAGCGCGATCGCCAGAAAACCCAGAGTAA
- the psaK gene encoding photosystem I reaction center subunit PsaK: MTAANLFAIAIGYYAIQKRGVGPALPVELPAMFTGFGLPELLATMSFGHLLGAGFVLGLSNAGLL; the protein is encoded by the coding sequence ATGACCGCAGCGAATTTGTTTGCGATCGCCATCGGCTATTACGCCATCCAAAAGCGCGGCGTTGGCCCAGCACTGCCCGTCGAGCTACCCGCCATGTTCACAGGCTTTGGCTTGCCAGAACTGCTCGCCACCATGAGCTTTGGCCACCTGCTGGGGGCTGGGTTTGTGCTAGGTCTGTCGAATGCTGGTCTGCTCTAG
- a CDS encoding site-2 protease family protein, with protein sequence MSYQAVGFAAPMQPGGQMRAGWRVGSIFGIPLLVDSSWFLILGLFTYSNSLMLQQSPGYPAGVAWMTGLGLALALFGSVLLHELGHSLTARSQGIGVNSITLFLFGGIASIDRESKTPGQMFQVAIAGPAVSFALFLLLAGAAQVLPTDTPLHLIATRLSAINLVLALFDLIPGLPLDGGQVLKAAVWKLTGSRIQGMRWAARSGQALGWFGIALAVMAYIQSPAGSINAIWLGLIAWFILSNARAYSRVSDVQEAVGKLTAADAMTREFRVVDADLSLERFISDYVQQEEGYPPAFYAASEGRYRGQVLVEDVQQIERSQWNRTLQEIAHPLTEIPSVAEASPLSDAIGKLEAETLKRITVLSPAGAVAGVLDRGDIVRAVAKQLNVPVPDALITRIKEEGVYPPGLPLPAIATSLNEDRNG encoded by the coding sequence ATGTCTTATCAGGCGGTGGGTTTTGCCGCCCCAATGCAGCCAGGAGGGCAGATGAGGGCAGGTTGGCGAGTTGGCTCGATTTTTGGCATTCCACTGCTGGTTGATTCCTCATGGTTCCTGATCCTGGGGCTGTTTACCTATTCCAACAGCCTGATGTTGCAACAAAGCCCAGGCTACCCAGCGGGCGTTGCCTGGATGACGGGACTGGGGCTGGCGCTGGCGCTATTTGGGTCGGTGCTGCTGCATGAGCTGGGCCACAGCCTGACGGCGCGATCGCAGGGCATTGGGGTCAACTCAATCACGCTGTTTCTCTTTGGCGGCATCGCGTCTATCGACCGCGAATCCAAAACCCCAGGGCAAATGTTTCAGGTGGCGATCGCCGGCCCAGCCGTCAGCTTCGCGCTATTTCTGCTGCTGGCGGGAGCAGCCCAGGTACTTCCCACGGATACTCCCCTGCACCTCATTGCCACACGGCTTTCTGCCATCAACCTGGTGCTGGCGCTGTTTGACCTGATTCCGGGTCTGCCGCTGGATGGTGGACAAGTGCTGAAGGCAGCAGTATGGAAGCTGACGGGCAGCCGCATCCAGGGAATGCGCTGGGCCGCCCGATCGGGACAGGCACTGGGCTGGTTTGGCATTGCGCTGGCGGTCATGGCTTACATCCAGTCTCCCGCAGGCAGCATCAACGCCATCTGGCTGGGGCTAATCGCCTGGTTTATTTTGAGCAATGCCCGCGCCTACAGCCGCGTTTCGGATGTGCAGGAGGCAGTGGGCAAGCTGACAGCAGCAGACGCGATGACCCGCGAGTTTCGCGTGGTTGATGCCGACCTCAGCCTGGAACGCTTCATCAGCGATTATGTGCAGCAGGAGGAGGGCTATCCACCTGCTTTCTATGCTGCGTCGGAGGGGCGCTATCGGGGCCAGGTCTTGGTCGAAGATGTGCAGCAGATCGAGCGCAGCCAGTGGAATCGGACGCTTCAGGAGATAGCTCATCCACTCACAGAAATCCCTAGCGTTGCGGAAGCATCGCCCCTGTCAGATGCCATCGGTAAACTGGAAGCCGAAACTTTGAAGCGGATTACAGTCCTCTCTCCGGCCGGAGCAGTGGCGGGCGTGCTAGATCGGGGCGACATTGTGCGGGCGGTGGCTAAGCAGTTGAATGTGCCCGTGCCCGATGCGTTGATCACTCGCATTAAAGAGGAAGGCGTGTACCCGCCAGGGCTGCCGCTGCCTGCGATTGCCACTTCGCTCAATGAAGACCGAAACGGCTGA
- a CDS encoding FHA domain-containing protein: MSASHPNHLIIIEDNKGRREYALDSEVYSVGRDPTCDIRLVSPFVSRHHATLVRMEDDRGNYYYRIVDGNGKSKPSANGLLINGKKLPAHNLENQDKVVFGPDVAATYYMLNCENVATVPPDPYDITLISPNMVDEEGEGSAAATAPPEDLEDDDEPDHEPDHEPEDNAELSSTSSLVTEE, translated from the coding sequence ATGTCAGCATCGCACCCCAATCACCTGATCATCATCGAAGACAACAAGGGACGGCGCGAATACGCGCTGGACAGTGAAGTTTATTCGGTAGGTCGAGATCCGACCTGCGATATCCGCCTCGTTTCTCCGTTTGTTTCCAGACACCACGCCACGCTAGTTCGCATGGAAGACGACCGGGGCAACTATTACTACCGAATTGTAGATGGCAATGGCAAGAGCAAACCCAGCGCCAACGGGCTTTTGATCAACGGCAAAAAGCTGCCTGCCCATAACCTAGAAAATCAGGATAAGGTGGTGTTTGGGCCAGACGTTGCGGCTACCTACTACATGCTGAACTGCGAGAATGTGGCTACTGTACCGCCCGATCCTTACGATATTACGCTGATCAGCCCAAATATGGTTGATGAAGAGGGCGAGGGCAGCGCGGCAGCAACGGCACCCCCCGAAGATTTGGAAGACGATGATGAGCCAGATCATGAGCCAGATCATGAGCCAGAAGATAATGCTGAACTCTCTTCAACATCCAGCCTGGTAACAGAAGAGTAG
- the purU gene encoding formyltetrahydrofolate deformylase, translating to MTSPTAILLVSCPDQPGLVAKVASFIYSNGGNIIHADQHTDASAGLFLMRIEWQLDGFNLPREVIGVAWQAIAQPLNAHWELHFSDEIPRIAIWVSKQDHCLFDLIWRQRAGEFAAEIPLIISNHPNLGAIAQQFGIDYHLIPITPDTKPQQEAKQLELLRHYRIDLVVLAKYMQVLSADFIAQFPRVINIHHSFLPAFAGANPYQRAYERGVKIIGATAHYVTQDLDEGPIIEQDVVRVSHRDQVADLIRKGKDLERIVLARAVRYHLQNRVLVYGNRTVVFA from the coding sequence ATGACTAGCCCCACAGCCATTCTCCTGGTTTCTTGCCCAGACCAGCCTGGACTCGTCGCCAAGGTTGCCAGTTTTATCTACTCCAACGGTGGCAATATCATTCACGCCGATCAGCATACCGATGCCTCCGCTGGCCTCTTTCTCATGCGGATTGAGTGGCAGCTCGACGGATTTAACCTGCCGCGAGAGGTGATCGGCGTAGCCTGGCAGGCGATCGCCCAGCCGCTCAATGCCCACTGGGAGCTACACTTTTCCGACGAAATTCCCCGCATCGCCATCTGGGTTAGCAAGCAAGACCATTGCCTGTTTGACTTGATCTGGCGACAGCGGGCCGGCGAGTTTGCCGCAGAGATCCCGCTAATCATCAGCAATCATCCAAACCTGGGGGCGATCGCCCAGCAATTCGGCATCGACTATCACCTCATCCCCATCACCCCCGACACCAAACCCCAGCAAGAAGCCAAACAACTGGAGCTACTGCGCCACTATCGCATCGATCTCGTCGTCCTGGCAAAATACATGCAGGTCTTGAGCGCCGACTTCATTGCCCAGTTTCCCCGCGTGATCAACATTCATCACTCCTTCCTGCCGGCCTTTGCCGGAGCCAACCCCTACCAGCGAGCCTACGAACGCGGCGTAAAAATCATCGGCGCAACGGCCCACTACGTCACCCAAGACTTGGACGAAGGCCCCATCATTGAGCAAGACGTGGTGCGCGTTAGCCATCGCGACCAAGTTGCAGACCTCATCCGCAAAGGCAAAGACCTAGAGCGCATCGTCCTAGCCCGCGCCGTCCGCTATCACCTGCAAAACCGCGTTCTCGTCTACGGCAACCGCACCGTTGTCTTTGCCTAG
- the wecB gene encoding non-hydrolyzing UDP-N-acetylglucosamine 2-epimerase has translation MPHPICIILGTRPEAIKLAPVIQRFRANPAFDTQVVLTGQHREMVDQVMQLFHLTADRDLAIMQPQQSLTDITCLSLRGLEALFAELNPQMVLVQGDTTTAFAAALAAFYQKIPVGHVEAGLRTDNLFNPFPEEANRRLISQIAQLNFAPTDLAVQHLQQSGVTGAIHHTGNTVIDALLTVAARHPDCPVPNLNWDQYRVLLATVHRRENWGAPLQSIAQGFLAILDKFPDTALLLPLHRNPTVREPLTALLGNHPRVYLTEPLDYAELVGAIQRCYLLLTDSGGIQEEAPSLGKPVLVLRETTERPEAVTAGTARLIGTQPDAILAAAASLLGSADAYSAMANAVNPFGDGRAAERIEAIVQDYFRRTTVA, from the coding sequence ATGCCCCACCCCATCTGCATTATCCTTGGCACTCGCCCCGAAGCCATCAAGCTGGCCCCGGTGATTCAACGGTTTCGGGCCAACCCTGCCTTTGACACTCAGGTCGTGCTAACCGGGCAGCACCGGGAAATGGTAGATCAGGTGATGCAGTTGTTTCACCTGACGGCCGATCGTGATCTTGCCATCATGCAGCCCCAACAAAGTCTGACGGATATCACCTGTCTCAGCCTGCGCGGGCTAGAGGCGCTGTTTGCCGAACTCAACCCCCAAATGGTGCTGGTGCAGGGCGATACCACAACCGCATTTGCCGCCGCCCTGGCCGCGTTTTACCAAAAGATTCCAGTGGGTCATGTCGAAGCGGGCCTCCGCACAGACAATCTGTTTAACCCCTTTCCCGAAGAGGCAAACCGTCGCTTGATTTCCCAAATTGCCCAACTTAACTTTGCGCCGACGGACCTTGCCGTGCAGCATCTCCAGCAGTCGGGCGTAACGGGCGCGATTCACCACACAGGCAACACCGTGATCGACGCGCTGCTGACCGTAGCAGCCCGCCATCCCGACTGTCCGGTGCCTAATTTGAACTGGGATCAATACCGCGTGTTACTGGCAACGGTGCATCGTCGAGAAAACTGGGGCGCGCCGCTCCAGAGCATCGCTCAGGGGTTTCTCGCAATCTTGGACAAGTTTCCTGATACGGCACTGCTGCTGCCGCTGCACCGCAACCCAACCGTGCGGGAACCGCTGACAGCCCTGCTGGGCAACCATCCCCGTGTCTATCTGACGGAACCGCTCGATTATGCAGAACTGGTCGGGGCAATCCAGCGATGCTATCTGCTGCTGACAGATTCCGGCGGCATTCAGGAAGAAGCGCCCAGTTTGGGCAAGCCAGTGCTGGTGCTGCGGGAAACCACCGAGCGCCCCGAAGCCGTGACTGCCGGAACAGCGCGGCTGATTGGCACGCAACCGGATGCTATTCTGGCGGCGGCCGCCAGCCTGCTAGGAAGTGCCGATGCCTACAGCGCCATGGCCAATGCGGTCAATCCTTTTGGGGACGGGCGGGCCGCCGAGCGGATTGAAGCGATCGTGCAGGACTACTTTCGCAGAACTACTGTTGCGTAG
- a CDS encoding metallophosphoesterase family protein — MTSRFRFAIISDPHIALPHTIWDNPHRFHLVEVSVPALEQVLAALATAELDFLLLPGDLTQHGEWENHQWLVQRLGQLPYPVYVVPGNHDIIARDAEKQAIGLRDFPQLYQPFGYTGDRPYYAREILPGVWLIGLNSIAFDENGVQLPTGWLDEAQLRWLAETLDTVGDDLVLVMVHHNVLEHLPGQARHGMGQRYMLQNAADLLKVLEPVGVRLIFTGHLHVQDVAQRGNSYEITTGSLVSYPHPYRVLMATQDERGFWQIEVDTTRVEAVSGWDNLQAYSRDWMGDRSFSFMHRLLTLPPLALADAEARAIAPHLRHFWADIAQGDAWFDFHHLPPAVRQFLHRFSALDASGNYCPIDNQALLRI; from the coding sequence ATGACCTCTCGCTTTCGCTTTGCCATCATCAGCGATCCCCATATCGCGCTGCCCCATACCATTTGGGATAATCCCCATCGGTTTCATCTGGTCGAAGTCAGCGTTCCGGCGCTGGAGCAAGTTTTGGCAGCGCTGGCAACAGCGGAGCTAGACTTTTTGCTGCTGCCGGGTGATCTAACCCAGCATGGGGAGTGGGAAAACCACCAGTGGCTTGTACAGCGGTTGGGGCAGTTGCCGTATCCGGTTTATGTTGTACCGGGAAATCACGACATCATTGCGCGGGATGCTGAGAAGCAGGCGATTGGGCTACGCGATTTTCCGCAGCTTTATCAGCCGTTTGGGTATACGGGCGATCGCCCCTATTACGCCCGCGAAATTTTGCCGGGGGTATGGCTAATCGGGCTGAACTCGATCGCCTTTGATGAAAACGGTGTGCAGTTGCCGACGGGCTGGCTGGATGAGGCACAGTTGCGCTGGCTGGCAGAAACGCTAGACACGGTGGGCGATGATCTGGTGCTAGTAATGGTGCATCACAACGTACTGGAGCATTTGCCGGGTCAGGCTCGCCACGGGATGGGCCAGCGCTATATGCTGCAAAATGCGGCTGATTTGTTGAAAGTATTGGAGCCTGTGGGGGTGCGGCTAATTTTCACAGGGCATCTGCATGTGCAAGATGTGGCGCAGCGGGGAAACTCCTATGAAATTACTACAGGGTCCCTGGTCAGCTATCCCCATCCCTACCGGGTGCTGATGGCAACTCAGGACGAGCGGGGCTTCTGGCAAATTGAGGTAGACACGACTCGCGTTGAGGCCGTATCTGGCTGGGACAACTTGCAGGCCTATTCGCGAGACTGGATGGGCGATCGCTCGTTTTCCTTTATGCATCGCCTGCTAACGCTGCCGCCCCTGGCGCTAGCCGATGCCGAAGCGAGGGCGATCGCCCCCCACCTACGCCATTTCTGGGCAGACATTGCTCAAGGCGATGCCTGGTTTGACTTTCACCACCTGCCGCCTGCGGTTCGTCAGTTTCTCCACCGCTTTAGCGCATTAGATGCCAGCGGCAACTATTGCCCGATTGATAACCAAGCTCTGCTGCGAATTTGA